A single window of Symphalangus syndactylus isolate Jambi chromosome 4, NHGRI_mSymSyn1-v2.1_pri, whole genome shotgun sequence DNA harbors:
- the LOC129480134 gene encoding LOW QUALITY PROTEIN: putative RNA polymerase II subunit B1 CTD phosphatase RPAP2 (The sequence of the model RefSeq protein was modified relative to this genomic sequence to represent the inferred CDS: inserted 7 bases in 5 codons; substituted 4 bases at 4 genomic stop codons) — protein MSTFKKLQIKSQKLRVFLLQCGKFITPAHYNDVVNERSIVKLCGYPLCHKKLGIKXKIXKTNKVYDITERKSFCSNFCYEASEFFEAQIPKTPVWXERHPDFQLLKEGQSGHSGKEIQLCSKAIKTSAIDNPSHFEKQYESSSNSSSSTLKDSSSDNEQDFVSSILPGNRPNSTSIRPQLHQKSITKKKAGLKANAKHKEQTVVDVTEQLGNCKLDTQEKAATCELPLQKVNTQEFFKXYFAXKIKASENSESKYSRSEITLIGXKKSVEHFNRKFAKSNQVSRSLSSSVQVCPEVANRNLLKVLKETLIGWKTEETLRFLYGQNLASVCLKPKASLVKKLKLNDIMSDSDSHSPAWREXNSLEESLPFRCSDTAVKPXRRELEKETEKLNLRIRKFYRGXYVLDEETTKSQDSEGIPEEDVCHLKTL, from the exons AGTTTTTCTCCTTCAATGt GGGAAGTTCATTACACCTGCTCACTACAACGATGTAGTGAATGAACGTTCCATTGTCAAACTCTGTGGTTATCCTTTATGTCACAAGAAGCtgggaattaaataaaaaa tcaaaaccaaTAAAGTCTATGATATCACTGAAAGAAAGTCTTTTTGCAGCAATTTCTGTTACGAAGCATCTGAGTTTTTTGAAGCACAAATTCCCAAAACTCCAGTATG GGAGAGGCATCCAGATTTTCAACTGCTAAAGGAAGGGCAAAGTGGCCATTCTGGAAAAGAAATACAGTTATGCAGTAAAGCCATTAAAACATCAGCTATTGACAATCCTAGCCACTTTGAAAAGCAGTATGAATCTTCTAGCAATAGTTCTTCCAGCACTCTTAAGGACAGCAGCAGTGATAACGAGCAAGACTTTGTTTCCTCCATTCTACCAGGAAACAGACCAAATTCAACAAGTATTAGACCACAGCTGCACCAAAAAAGCATAACGAAAAAGAAAGCTGGTCTCAAAGCTAATGCCAAACACAAAGAACAGACAGTAGTGGATGTCACTGAGCAGTTAGGCAATTGCAAATTAGATACTCAGGAGAAAGCTGCCACATGTGAACTTCCTTTACAGAAAGTAAATACTCAAGAGTTCTTCAAATAGTACTTTGCCTGAAAGATTAAAGCTTCAGAAAATTCTGAAAGTAAATACAGTAGGTCAGAAATAACTCTAATAG ATAAGAAAAGTGTGGAGCATTTTAACAGAAAATTTGCCAAATCAAACCAAGTTTCTAGGTCACTGTCTAGTTCAGTGCAGGTGTGTCCTGAAGTGGCAAATAGAAACTTACTTAAAGTTTTGAAGGAGACTTTGATTGGGTGGAAGACAGAAGAAACTCTGAGGTTTTTGTATGGCCAGAATTTAGCTTCTGTGTGTCTGAAACCCAAAGCCTCTCTGGTTAAAAAACTTA aacttaatgaCATAATGTCAGACTCAGATAGTCATTCCCCTGCCTGGAGGG TCAACAGCTTGGAAGAGTCTTTACCTTTTAGGTGCTCAGATACAGCCGTTAAACC CCGAcgagaactggaaaaagaaactgaaaagttAAATCTGAGGATCAGGAAGTTTTATAGAGGATGATATGTTTTGGATGAAGAAACCACCAAATCACAAGACTCAGAAGGGATAC ctgaggaggacGTATGTCACCTCAAGACCCTGTGA